The DNA region CTCGGCTCTGTACTGTCGGCTGTGTCCTGCGGTGGTGATTCACCCTCGGTGGTTTCGGGCGGTTCTGTGAAGTCAACCTCTCCTGTTTCTGTGACTTCCAGCATTGGAACAGGCTCGGCAGCGGTGTCCTCGGCGGTATCTGTTTCGAGATTATCGGACAGCATATCTTCCTGCATTTCGTCCGCATAGGTGTGGGCAAGTTCCTCCGCAAGCTCCTCCACCTGCTTATGCTTGAACAGCTTTGCAAGGAAGCCCTCACCCGATTTTTTGAATATTGACATTGTGTCTCCTTTCTGTATCTCGGTCGGCTGTGCCGACCTCTCAGGGGTCTTAGGGGAATTTTCCCCTGACAAGCCGTATGTGGTTTACGATTTTCCATAATCGTAATACGACATACCGTGCTTGTGAAAATTGATCGGGCGTTCCACGCCCTCACTTGTATTTCGCCGTTTCACGGCTATTTTCACGCTCCTGCGTGATTTGGAGCTATGCGACTTTTCTCTGTATCCACACGGCTCTGAGAGTATTTTACTGGGGTTCGGCGCAGTTATGATGCTGGGTGGGCGGCAGTCTGGTGAAACCTTCCGTTCGGCTCTCCCTGAGACGATTTTGAATGTCGATATGCTTATCGTTACATTCAAATTTTTGCCCTGCCTGACCGCCCATGAAAATACCCTTCTACTTTACTACCGACGTTTTTGAGAAAATGCTCATGATTATCCGAAAAGTTTACAGTTTATTCATGACGATTCTCCCTCTTGCATAGTTTCAACACGGGATTTCTGTTGATGATGACAGTGATTTTGGAGGGCGGATTTCTCGAAAATGAGATTGCTTTTTTGGGGAAGGTATGATATAATTTAGAGGTAGGAGTAAGCACTCGGCTTGCTCGTGTAAATCGGAATTTGAAGGAGTATCACTATGTGGTTTTTATTAGCGCTTGGTTCGGCAATCTTTGCCGCACTGACATCAATATTGGCAAAGATAGGAATTGAAGGTGTCGGATCGAATCTGGCTACTGCGATCCGTACAATGGTTGTTGTTATCATGGCATGGGGAATGGTATTTATTACTCATCAGCAAGCAGGAATAAAAGACATTAGCCAGAAATGTTGGGTTTTCCTGATTCTGTCCGGCCTTGCTACTGGTGCCTCATGGCTTTGCTATTACAAGGCCTTGCAGATGGGAGACGCTTCAAAAGTCGTCCCGATTGATAAGTTGTCCGTTGTCATTACGCTGATACTGGCGTTTGTTTTTCTGCATGAAGAATTTACTTTTAAGTCAGTGATGGGGTGTATCCTGATTGGAGCCGGAACATTGCTGATGGTTCTGTGATATAAATTCTGATTTATCTTAGCACCAAAAACTGAATATACTTACCCAATGCAGAGCAACACCAGCTCTGCATTTTTTATGCCCGTTTCAAAATTCCCCATAACATTTTCACGATAAGAAAAGTTTTATGGCGCACCCAAGTTCATGCGCACTGCGAATAGACTTTCACCCCGAAAGTGCGCTATAATTTTAGTATGGGGCTGAGTAGTTCGGCTCGATTAGAAATTCAGAATGGTGGTGATGATATGGCTACGACTTCTATCGCTGACAAGCTGGCGAAACTCGAAAAGAAGATCGCAAAGCGACAGGCTACAATCGCTGAGGAGCAGACACAACTCAACAAGGAGCTTGCAGAGTATGACAGGCTCTATCTGACAGCGCTTGCCAACAAGTATAAGCTGAGCGGCAAAGACCTGTTCTCCGCTATCGAGCGTGAGCATGAACAGCTTGAAAAGCTCCGTGATGGCGGTATGTCCGATTCGGATATTGATAGTCTGACGGACAATGCTCCTGCTGATAAGGACAAGGCTACTTTGTATGAGGATTCTCCCCGTACTCTGTTTGACGAGGATTGATGAAAGGGGCTTTGAATGAGTGACTATGTTTTCCTCGTTGGTGACGATTATGAGAGCAACAACAAGGAATATGTTTCAATAGATACTGACAAGGGACAGCAGATAAGCATTGCCCTCGCCGCAAGCGGTATCCCGTTCAAAGGTCGGTTTGATAAAGAGCGTATGCTGTTCAATTATGACGGCATTTACAAGGAGTCCGTTGATGAAATAATTGCAAAATTCACTTCGGACAAGTATGCCAAACAGCGTGACGAGATAGCGGAGCATAAGGGCGATGACTGCCTTTATTTCCTGCCTGCTGTCGCAAAACTCCTGCGTATGACAGAAGGCACGCTCCGTCGCAGACCTCTTGATATTCAGCTTGCCCTCTGCAAGCGGTATGTCGATAATTGGTACTGCGATACTTACACGATCCAGCATGAGCTGAAAGATGCGATGATGCTGATAACCAAACCCGAAATGACAGACAGCGAGAAAGAAAAAGCTGTCGGAAAGGACTAAAATTTGAATACAACATCTGCCGTAGAGAAAAGAGAGAAGGCAGTTGACTATGTGTCTGACGAGGGTATCAAAGTAAAGGTTTCTTACCCTGATGATGTTCCCGAAAATATCAGACAGCAGAAGATCAACAAGATGTACGATATTTTCCTCGGTGCAATGCGCCGCAACGGAACAAAGGAAACAACTGAATGATCTGGCAATCTGCCGAAAAATGATTACAGTTACAAGAACGCTGTTGCAATTTTCGGACGGTTGCGCTATGATATAGATGTAAAACCAACCGTCCGATTGCAAACGCAATTGGAGGTCAACAATGAAAAGAACAACTAAAACAAATGACGGTATCACGGCTATCTATGTACGCCGTTCCGTCAGCGACAAGGATAAGGGCAACAACAGCTTGTCCATTTCCGCACAGAAGGAGGAGTGTATCAGGTTTGTGGGAGAATGCGATTATCGTATCTATTGCGATGACGGCAAGTCGGGCAAAGATGTGATGCACCGTCCCGCATTTATGCAGATGATGAGCGATGCCCGTGAGGGGCTTATCAGCAGAATTATCGTGAAAAAGTATGACCGTTTCAGCAGAAACATGAGGGAGTATCTTAACATCACGGACGAGCTTGACCGCTACGGTGTGACCGTCTATTCGCTCTCTGAGCCGTTCAATACGGAGACAAAAGAGGGACGTATGATGAGGAACAATCTGCTGAATTTTGCGGAGTTTGAGCGTGAGACGATCGCCGCAAGAGTGGCTGATGCTTTCCAGACTAAGGCAAGAGAAACGGGCTTTTATCAGGGCGGTAAAGTTCAGTTCGGCTACACTCCTGAAAGACGGACTATTAACGGCAAAACAGGCTCGGTGCTTGTTCCCTCGGAGAATGCTGAGGCGGTGCGTGTGGCGTATGACCTGTATCAGCACCCTGAGAACTCTCTGACCGATATTATCCGCTACATGACAGAGAACGGTATCAATGCTTCAAGACCGACACCACGCACGAAAACAGGCATTTCAAATCTTGACAGGTCACACCTGAGCCGTATTCTTGAGAATCCGCTGTATGTCCGTGCGGATAAAGAAGTGTATCGTTATTTTCTTTCCAAAGGATATGAAATGCTTGACGATATTGAAGCCTATGACGGTATTCACGGTTTGTTCGTTCACGCCGGGCTTGATGATACGCATTTCGTCAAGGTAGCCTACCATGAGGGGCTTGTGCCTGCGGAAACGTGGCTGAGAGTTCAGGACAGGAAGTCGCACCAGAGCAAGTTCCCGACAAACGGCAAGGCTATGAACTCTTGGCTTGTGGGTATGGTGAAATGTGCCTGCTGTGGCTATGCGATGCACTTCAATCACTGTGCGAACAGAAAAGGTGTGGTGTATCATCGCTTCATCGACTACGGCAAGTTCACGCTGAACGGCTGTCCCACTCCGCCCATTCAGTTAAAGCCGAGACAGGTCGAGGACGCTGTGCTGAAAGAAATGCAGAAGCGTATCGAACAGCTCAAAATCGCAAAGCGTGAGGACAGCAAGCCCGACATCGAAACGGAGAGTATCAAGACGGAGATCATTCGCATTGACGGCGAGATACAGAAGCTCATGGAAAAGCTCGCTGATGCGGACAGCGTACTCTTTGACTACATTCAGAAGCGTGTGAGCGCCCTGCACGAACAGAAATCGGAGCTTGATAAAAAAATGCAGACCATGTGCCGTAAGCGTAAGGCGATCGACACAAAGCCTTTGGAAGAACCTATGAAGCAGTGGGATAAGCTGACGGTGCAGGAGAAGCACGATGTAGCGGCAGCGATGATAGATGTCGTGCTTATATCCGATGAAACAGGTATTGAGGTGAAATTCAGCATTTGAAAAAGTGCGGAATTTCGGTATTTTTTAGTGTTGATAAGGTGATGCGTAGGGCGTACCGGTGGCGAAAATAACACCTTTTTCGCCCGTCTTCTCGTCAAGGTAACGGCACTTCAGGAACAGGTCGAGTGCCTTCTGTGAAGCAGAATTTGAAATGCCGCTGACATTATGAAGCTTCGTAGCGACAAACATATTCTTGAATTCGTGTGCCTCGTCTACGAAAAGCCTGTCCACACCGAGCTGTTCAAAGGTCAGCGTGTCGTCCTGGTTCATCTTCTGAAGCTTGTCGAGCTGACTTTGCAGGCTCTTGCGTGTACGCTCCATCGTCTTGATCTGGAAGCGTGAACAGTCCTTCTTCTCCTTCAGTTCCTTGATGCCCTCAAGAATACCCTCAATCTGTGCCTGTATCGTCATGATCTGACGTTCCTTCGAGATTGGTATCATGCCGAGCTGCGAGTGTCCGATGACAACGGCATCGTAGTTGCCGGTTGCGATCTTGGCAAACAACTGCTGCCGGTTTGCCTTCTGGAAGTCCTTCTTTGTCGCCACAAGTACATTAGCAGACGGGTAGAGCTTCTGAAAGTCGCTGCCGATCTGTTCCGTCAGGTGGTTCGGCACAGCAAATAAACTCTTGGTGCAGAGGCCGAGTCTCTTGCTCTCCATTGCCGTTGCGATCATTTCATACGTTTTGCCTGCCCCCACTGCGTGTGCAAACAACGTATTTCCGCCGAACATGGCATGTGCGATAGCGTTTTTCTGATGGCCGTGAAGTTTAATGTCCTTCGTCATCAGCGGGAAAGAAAGGTGACTGCCGTCGTATTCTCGCGGACGTATGCTGTTGAAAAGCTCGTTGTATCGGTTTACGATAACTTCACGGCGTTCCGGATCACGGAATATCCAGTCCTTGAACGCTTTTCGTATATCATCAGCTTTACGCTGAATGACACGAGTGGCATCAATATCAACAACACGCTTTTCCTTGGTATCACCCATACCGTCCGGAACCTCTACCGTCTTGTAGATCTTCGGCTCCTGTAAATTCAGTATGTGCTCAAACACATCGTAGGCGTTCATATTATGGGAGCCGTATTTCTGTGTTGCGAGAACGGATCTGTCCGATGACTTGTTGCTTACGTGGAACGAGTTTGTATGTTCGGAATACTCGGTTCCGATGATCGAAGACCTGTTCCAGCGTGCTGACGGGCTGGTGCTTCGCTGATATGCCGGTGTCTGGAGAAGTTCGTATATGAACTGATCGTAGTATTTCGGGTCTATCCATGTCGCACCGATTTTTACGTCGATGTCGCCGGCTTTCAGCGGTTCCGGCATTGCTTTTTTCAGTGCCGCCACGTTGATGTTAAAGTCTGCATCGTACTCGGCGATCTCTTCCGCTGCACGCAGTTTCTTGCGTATGTCACCGGAAAGGTATTCAGAAGCAGTCTGATATTCATTCTCCGTGTGCGGAACCCGGAATATCTCGCCGGTAAGGTCGTGCTTCAATTCTTCTTCCGTCATGCCGGTCAGTCTGCTCATGTACTCAAAGTCTATCTTTGCTTTTTCCGAAACCGAAAGGGTAAGAGCTTCAAGTGCAGTATCAACATGTTCCACAGCCTTTGGAGGTACGATAGTTCTTCTGAAGAAAATATCTGATTTCTCTTTCAGTTTATTCTTGTCATAGCTCTTTTCAAGACCGGCTACAAGGTTATACGACACATCTTCGCTGAAATAACGCTTGTTGGTCTGACTGTGTATAAGTCCATATTTCTTGTAGAAGTCATCGTAAACCTCGCCCAGCTTTGTCTGAAGCTCCTTTATTACGCTGTTCGGTTTGTCGAGTTCCTGTGCTTCGAGAAGCTCACGTGTCAGGTCACGCATTTCGATAAACGCC from Ruminococcus albus AD2013 includes:
- a CDS encoding recombinase family protein, which translates into the protein MKRTTKTNDGITAIYVRRSVSDKDKGNNSLSISAQKEECIRFVGECDYRIYCDDGKSGKDVMHRPAFMQMMSDAREGLISRIIVKKYDRFSRNMREYLNITDELDRYGVTVYSLSEPFNTETKEGRMMRNNLLNFAEFERETIAARVADAFQTKARETGFYQGGKVQFGYTPERRTINGKTGSVLVPSENAEAVRVAYDLYQHPENSLTDIIRYMTENGINASRPTPRTKTGISNLDRSHLSRILENPLYVRADKEVYRYFLSKGYEMLDDIEAYDGIHGLFVHAGLDDTHFVKVAYHEGLVPAETWLRVQDRKSHQSKFPTNGKAMNSWLVGMVKCACCGYAMHFNHCANRKGVVYHRFIDYGKFTLNGCPTPPIQLKPRQVEDAVLKEMQKRIEQLKIAKREDSKPDIETESIKTEIIRIDGEIQKLMEKLADADSVLFDYIQKRVSALHEQKSELDKKMQTMCRKRKAIDTKPLEEPMKQWDKLTVQEKHDVAAAMIDVVLISDETGIEVKFSI
- a CDS encoding EamA family transporter — translated: MWFLLALGSAIFAALTSILAKIGIEGVGSNLATAIRTMVVVIMAWGMVFITHQQAGIKDISQKCWVFLILSGLATGASWLCYYKALQMGDASKVVPIDKLSVVITLILAFVFLHEEFTFKSVMGCILIGAGTLLMVL